One Miscanthus floridulus cultivar M001 chromosome 11, ASM1932011v1, whole genome shotgun sequence DNA window includes the following coding sequences:
- the LOC136493986 gene encoding flavanone 3-dioxygenase 1-like — protein sequence MAAVSISEVPFLPTAAAGESTLRASFVREEDERPKVPHDRFSDEVPVVSLEGIEGGGARRAEIRDRVAAACEHWGIFQVVDHGVDAALVADMSHLARDFFALPAEDKFRFAMSGGKTGGFIVSSHLQGEAVQDWREIVTYFSYPVKARDYSRWPDKPAAWRAVVERYSEQLMGLACKLLGVLSEAMGLETDALAKACVDMDQKVVVNFYPKCPQPDLTLGLKRHTDPGTITLLLQDLVGGLQATRDGGRTWITVQPVEGAFVVNLGDHGHLLSNGRFKNADHQAVVNSKCSRLSIATFQNPAPNATVYPLAVRDGEAPILEEPITFAEMYRRKMARDIELAKLKKQAKAEKQLQTSAKEFAAPNAKEFTVPTAKEFAVPNAKPLDDGLYRPV from the exons ATGGCCGCGGTGAGCATCAGCGAGGTGCCGTTCCTCCCGACCGCGGCGGCGGGTGAGTCGACGCTGCGCGCGTCGTTCGTGCGCGAGGAGGACGAGCGCCCCAAGGTGCCGCACGACCGCTTCAGCGACGAGGTGCCGGTGGTGTCGCTCGAGGGCATCGAAGGCGGGGGCGCGCGGCGGGCCGAGATCCGTGACCGCGTGGCCGCCGCCTGCGAGCACTGGGGCATCTTCCAGGTGGTGGACCACGGCGTGGACGCCGCGCTGGTGGCCGACATGTCGCACCTCGCGCGCGACTTCTTCGCGCTCCCGGCCGAGGACAAGTTCCGCTTCGCCATGTCCGGCGGCAAGACGggcggcttcatcgtctccagcCACCTCCAG GGGGAGGCGGTGCAGGACTGGCGTGAGATCGTGACCTACTTCTCGTACCCGGTGAAGGCGCGCGACTACTCGCGGTGGCCGGACAAGCCGGCGGCGTGGCGGGCGGTGGTGGAGCGGTACAGCGAGCAGCTGATGGGCCTGGCGTGCAAGCTCCTGGGCGTGCTCTCCGAGGCGATGGGCCTGGAGACGGACGCGCTGGCCAAGGCCTGCGTGGACATGGACCAGAAGGTGGTAGTCAACTTCTACCCCAAGTGCCCGCAGCCGGACCTCACGCTGGGTCTCAAACGCCACACCGACCCTGGCACCATCACGCTGCTACTGCAGGACCTTGTCGGCGGCCTCCAGGCCACGCGCGACGGCGGCCGGACCTGGATCACCGTGCAGCCCGTCGAGGGCGCCTTCGTCGTCAACCTCGGCGATCACGGCCAC CTCCTGAGCAATGGCAGGTTCAAGAACGCGGATCACCAGGCGGTGGTGAACTCAAAGTGCAGCCGCCTGTCCATCGCCACGTTCCAGAACCCGGCGCCCAACGCGACGGTGTACCCGCTGGCCGTGCGTGACGGGGAGGCGCCCATACTGGAGGAGCCCATCACCTTCGCCGAGATGTACCGCCGCAAGATGGCGCGCGACATCGAGCTCGCCAAGCTCAAGAAGCAGGCCAAGGCCGAGAAGCAGCTGCAGACGAGTGCCAAGGAGTTCGCCGCGCCGAATGCCAAGGAGTTCACCGTGCCGACTGCCAAGGAATTCGCCGTGCCGAACGCCAAGCCTCTCGACGACGGTTTATATCGTCCCGTGTGA